The DNA window ACCAGGGTTCTGGAAATCTGTTGCTGATTCAACCAGAACCTAAcctgtcctgctgtgttcttcttACAGAGGAAGAATCAACTGAGGGAAGCTTACTCCAATAACCTGTGGGATGGAGCCAGGAAGACTCTGGCTACTCTGTGGGATGGACATGGAGCCATATGGCATGGTAATACACCAATCATCACTTCCTCCTTTTAAAATGCTGTCCATACAAACAGCACgaataaatacaatatacattatatacataatatatagtggcatatacagtcATGTGTGTGGATGGTCAAAACTgcctcattcattcattcattagaTCAACACAAACCCTACTATCACAGTAATACCTGTGGGACTTTTGTTCAACAGAGGAATGACAAAAGCTCTACAATACAATGGATAAAACAGAGTGTTAATTCAGCATGAAAGTCTCAACCAATTAGTCCTTCTGCTTTTTTCAAGATGTTATTGATAGAATACATGATAACATAGCAATCATAACAAGTACAAATGGGATATATTTCAATATAATAGAACAATTATTGAGTCACAACAATCCGATTAGATCAACCTACAACACCAggatttcttctttcttcttcttctttggagCAAACTAGTGGGCTTTTAAACTGCCAGGGCTGCTCTTCGTTATAAAtccttttttcttctcagcTCCAGAATGATCATCATTGATAAGTATtcattatacagtatattaagGGCCGGTGACACAAAGTGAAGTACTACGTTTAATGAAAGACACAATATAAATCAACATACTACAACATTTCAACAAACGTATGTTATTTCAAATCCAAAATTACAATCAAACCCTTATTATTCAGTTAGGGTTAACCCTTCACTTCAGTtctatttgtatagcgccaaatttTCCCTCAAATTCAGAGTGGGGACCCCTTTTTCTATCTGTGGTGTCTAAGGTGGGAAGCCTTTGACCTTGGCCATGCTCTCGCACTTGCCCAGACACGACGAAAAGCTGGACTACGTCTCGAGGAGAGGAGACGGTGTCTCTGAAAATTCCGTAATAATTTGATTTAACAACTTCAATCAAAAACTTAAGCACAGAAACCATCATCATAATTTACACAGTGTAGAGTCTTCAACTTGTGCATTATGCACATAGATGGTCACCACCTTGGAGAGGTTACTAGAACCTACGATGCATGGCGATATGGATTCCATCCTAGCAGGATTATCATTCCACCCTTCACTAATTTTCCAAAACCAATTTTTTCATGATACAAAAATTAGATTAATTATGATCCTGATCGACTTTAAACAGATACATTtagtatttgtttgttattaatCAATTCAGATTCACAAGATCTCAATTCAATTTGATTCAATATCTATTCAGTTAAGGGTATATATCATTTTACAGCACCAATTTTGCTTGGATTTGTGTATCTGTGCAAGGAAACCTCTAACTTggtgcattgtgaaaatattaagGTAGGCCTGTCTCGATAGCAAATTTAGAAGGACGATATATTGTCCCAGTAACCACTGCAATACATTACATGTCTAAACTCAACTCTCGATACATGTTGACAGCTCAGTAAACATTGATGGTATGtattagggatgcaccgatccgcttttttcacctccgataccgataccgatatctgaggtttagtatcggccgatgccgatccgatactaattaaacagtcattcccctggtccgcaccagttctaagtcacccgCGGGCGAGTTCACCACCATTGCAGCTCCAccggttccgttcaaactgagcagggcgggagatccggaccgggacccgtccggcaccgggccggcggagggaccgggagccggaccggaaCCCGGaacgggagccggaccgggaccgggagccggaccagGAGCCGGACTGGGAGCCGGACCCGGACCGGGGTTCACAGACGCCCGggggaagctagcggcggcgACGTgcggagtgggcaaagttccggGTCCCGGTACCgaggcagcagcaccagcagccggcagcccggctccggggagcaccgcggccccggtggaggcggctcggctcgcaccgggaaccgggggagaggcgccgggcactgtcggctccgcacggcgtgttgcttgcgtatgacgtcactcacagcgcacagcatagaattacacagaatagatcagccgatatggatcggcccattgtcaccgatacccgatctagaaatttcttcaatatcggtaccgataccgatacaaatatcggatcggtgcatccctagtatGTATTGGGTTAGTATTTCAGTTATACTTCTATTGTGGGTTTGTTTTTGTAATCATGAATTTGCTTGCAGGCTGGATCAAACAGTTTTGCTGAACGTTCCACACCCCAGACTAAAACATTCACTGTCTGATTATAGAAATCAGACTTGTAACAGAAATCATGGAAAGTATTAGGGATTTGTCTACAGAtagaaacaataataattggCCCCACCCACAGGGGTGAAGTTCTGCTATCTCCATTGTCTTCTCAGaaagattcatttaatttaccttCACCTTTACCTATGAAAACTCCAATCAGTGTCACATGTATATTCTTGGAGGTCTGTAATCAGCCTTATTAAAAGAGTGGGATTAAACATTGGAGCATGCATCAATCTCAGCATTTTCTAACGGTAAATATTGCCCATCCCTGCATACTGTGACCTGTCTACCAGGCTATGAGATCCATGGGCTGGAGAAAATCCCTGACAAAGGACCAGCACTGATCGTGTACTATCATGGAGCGATTCCTATTGACTACTACTACTTCCTGGCCAATGTTATCCTCCAGAAAGGACGGACCTGTCACTCTGTGGCTGACCACTTACTCTTCAAAGTCCCAGGTAGTCACACTGTTTCTCCCAAAAACACATATGGATACACTCTGCTCATATCATGATGTCACAAATCTTTATGTTGGTAATATtttctaatttattttttatacctGCTTAATCTTATTTTTCCTCCTTGTCTGATCCCGTCCCCATCCCGTTCCTCCAGGTTTCAAATTACTGTTGGAAGTGTTCAGTGTGATCCATGGCCCTCAGGAAGAGTGTGTGAGAGCTCTGAAGAATGGTCACCTGTTGGGTATTTCCCCTGGAGGAGTACGGGAAGCTCTGCTCAGTGATGAGACTTACCCTCTTCTATGGGGCAAACGCAAAGGATTTGCCCAAGTCGCCATCGACTCTCAAGTGGTGCGTTGTTGTCCCTGAAAACGGCCGACCTCTGATTGTTCTTCCTTTTAATCCTATAGTTAACACCACAGGTGTCATAATGCACTGTCCCTGTGCAGCATCTTTCTCACCTAGTATTCTCTATTCTAAAGAGTAGAAAATCTTCCTCTCTAATCTTCTAtttcttctgctttttgtttttcagccaGTTATTCCAATGTTTACTCAGAATCTGCGAGAGGGCTTCAGGTCTTCGGGAACTCTCAGTAAGTGTAAAGGGAGGTTACATCACAATTAGATCATCAAGATAATGaacttcactctctctctctttctttctctctctctcttttctctctctctctcagagacacacaaccacagagagagagagagagagagggaaaaatagCATAGGTCATACCATGCTAATGTGTTTGGACATTGTTGCTATGTAGAGAGGAGAGTATAGTTACATATAATTATGCAGTTTGCTATTTTGTCCTTAAGCTGTTGCGTAACATGGGTTTAAAGTATAACTAGCCACAGGGCAGTGAATGAGTCAAAATGAATCCGATTTATGGACGTCTGCAGTCTTATTTCCTCTCTTTATGGGATGCCAAGTATGAccccctgtctctgtctctgtccaggATTATTCCGCTGGATGTATGAGAGGTTCCATCTACCTGTAGCACCTGTTTATGGTGGATTTCCTGTGAAATTCCGGACCTTCCTTGGGGATCCCATCCAGTATGATCCAAACATAAATGCTGCAGATCTTGCGGAGAAAGTAAGAGTTGAGAACTACATTTCTCTTTATCTCCTCTCTTGTGTTTGTTATTCCTCCAGGTGGTGACAGCCAGTGGGcgtggtcaaagatcaaggtcactgtgaccttacaaagcaaatatttttctttgtaaaCGCAACACCTTGAGTAAATTTATTCACATTTAGCTTAAACATTAACTTCCTATGTGATTGAATcaagtttatgtttttcttgaagGTGAAATCTTATATCCCAGATGAGACCACAATTGTTATGCCCTGGGATTGAGTCCCCAGAAAGTACACATTGTGCCATTTAATTTTATGTTGGATGTACCAGTCCTGTGACTGATTGTGTAATCAATCCATGTCACTCCCCTCTAACCTATTACAGGCTTCACTCCAGTGGTGTCAAACAAGAGCAGGGCTGTCCAATAGACATCAGCTGAGTAACCAAGTCAGATAGGGGGATAACAGTAAGAAAGGTCAAGAACCCTGTGACCTTGCAAAAAACATTTTGGCCTAGTGAACACAATATCCCATGAACACCTTGAGGAAACCTTCAAATTTGGAAGGAACATTCACATAAACTCTACAACGACCATAGccagggttcccgcggggtctataaaagtcttaaaaagtcttaaatttaataatcaaaattttaggccttaaaaagtctttaaaaggtcttaaatttgattcggccaGGTCTTAAAAATTTatggattctcaaactgtgtcgcGCGCCCCAGGATCGCGCGATTGGGAGgtggaaatgtgaggcggaacaTATGTTTTGACGTCGGCATCTCCTTAACGGTGGAACCGTAAACACAtcgttctttcgccgtagccaggagTCGCGCAATACAGTCTGTGGtcgcaacccgcggctctgcagcggctccctgtacagtgttgtgcgggcgaatgtgtgtgtgtgcgagtgtccccccagacagcacacacaggccccgaggctccgccccctctcACTCGCTcagtgagacacacagtgagatcagagctcatTCCCGTGCAgccgccggtcagtgacaaacaagagacagtgttcaaacaccaagttgaaaagaaagtacgaagcctgtcttgctcttggattcacagtgaatgaaggaggacatgaggagagaccagtgtggatcttaggtctgaaaactggcagctgacagtatgagacccaataaattaagaagacacttagaaacattacaccccagtcacatgcatgtgttctttttggttgagcttcaATGCTGTAACAAAGTGATAataattttatacattttttttctatttttgaaaaagtacagactgattgAGGAATgcagtgataaatgtcaccaaaagtacttcaattaagttgaatttaaccAAAGTTATTGCACTATTCTTTGAAAAAAGTGTCaaaagttttttatttgcacatcagAAATTACTTAAAGTAAGgtgaatttaatgttcatgtgtattttatataaatacacatgttaaacttggcccattttgtcatAATTTTGTTGGGGCAGGGGGGGCATAATTTTGTTGGGGCAGGGTAGCGGGTGgggcatgaaaaatattctagctccaaagtggggcatgacagaaaaagtttgagaaccactggccTAGAGACTGAACAGGTGCGCAGCAATCAAGCGAAAAGAGGGAAATTTTACTTGTGTGTCGACGAATTTTGTAAATAATGGGGAAGTGTAAGTTTAACCCATCTTGGTTGCATAAAAGCACGTTTAGTGCGTGGGCTAAAACCAGTGGAAGAGAATGCTTTTGAAGCCCACTGTACTCTTTGCAAGAAAACAGTAAAACTTGGAACATTGGGTGTAAGGGCTTTAGAGTCACATGCCCAGTCAGATAAACACAAAACCCAtgaaataggtcttaaattctattcaaagtggtcttaaaaagtcttaaatttatcttgttaaaacctgtaggaaccctgaTAGCATCTGGCAGTGCCAACCCTACAAACCCACAAAGCAATCGCAGTCTAGACTTTCTCTCATTTGAGGTTCCTCGATGATGGAATGAGCTGCCAAATGTTACCAGAGCACGATACCTTCCTACCTTAAAAAAACTCTTGAAGATTCAGCTTTCTTGAAAGCACCATGCCTTTCTAGCTAGCACTCACTGTGCAATTCAATATTTCATCTCCTacactttgtatttttaaaacattttgtatgCTCCCATTAATATTGAAGCTTCAGAGTGCTCCACAAGTTGTAAGTCGATTTGGATAAAAGCCTCTGACAAAATTTGTAAATGCAAATTGTTGCTGCATTCATGCTGTTATAAAGAGCTGCTGTCAGAATAAACCGGTATAAacagttacagtttttttttttcacaaaacaTGGCATGCTCATATCTAATGTTGCTAACCAGTTGTTTTGCTCTGCAGGTGCAGCAGGCTGTCCAATCTCTGATAGACCAGCACCAGGTGATCCCAGGGAATATCCTGAGAGCCTTGATGGAGAGATTCTACACCAAACACAAAGATCATTAACATCAGCAGCACAACAGAGAAAAACTGTCACGTCTCAAATTTCTTCAGTGTGCATATTTTTGGAGTATTTACACAACTTCCTTCTCTTCCCTGTTTAATAAGACATCGGTTGGTATGTCTGTTTCGAACTTGGTTAGGGTTGGGGACTATCGGAATCAGTAGTTTTCCGGCAATTTATTTTCGGGACTTTTTCAGGAAATACGTTTTATTTCTAATTGAGCATCGCTTGAGTTCAGGCAAGTCGTGAAGTTACGTTCAGACAGAATCCAGTATGTCAGGTGAGGGAAGCAGATCTCTATGCCAGCCCACATCAGCTGATGGCTCAGCTGATCCCCTCCGTGGCATTTAATTGGTCAAGCTTATATTGCACACtttattaaaggtccagtgtgtcagatttaggtgaaagggatcaaTTGGtagaatattaaatataaaataatcctactgatgtttttacttgtgtaaattgtacgaattgtttcTTTACCCCTGAATGGGTTCTTTATATTTActtcaggagcgggtcctctctacggaggctgccatga is part of the Limanda limanda chromosome 18, fLimLim1.1, whole genome shotgun sequence genome and encodes:
- the LOC133024918 gene encoding monoacylglycerol/Diacylglycerol O-acyltransferase-like, which produces MSGSGNQSCLMGAEDTGSFLVCVFHALEEWAGLGQVEDYLSVLEYLLWVFTPLAIVFILPFFIVILSYLSILFLQVYKRKNQLREAYSNNLWDGARKTLATLWDGHGAIWHGYEIHGLEKIPDKGPALIVYYHGAIPIDYYYFLANVILQKGRTCHSVADHLLFKVPGFKLLLEVFSVIHGPQEECVRALKNGHLLGISPGGVREALLSDETYPLLWGKRKGFAQVAIDSQVPVIPMFTQNLREGFRSSGTLRLFRWMYERFHLPVAPVYGGFPVKFRTFLGDPIQYDPNINAADLAEKVQQAVQSLIDQHQVIPGNILRALMERFYTKHKDH